Below is a genomic region from Deltaproteobacteria bacterium.
ATCGCCGCCGTCAGCGTCGTCTTCCCGTGATCTATATGCCCTATCGTCCCCACGTTTACATGCGGCTTCGTCCTCTCAAACTTCTTCTTCGACATCTCTAACCTCCTTGTGACCCACTAAGTGAGGGATCATGGTCGTCGTTAGTTTTCTTGAGTACTTCTTTTCTACGACGGCTTTGTTTCCATAAAATTTTTACCAGCGATAATGCGCAAAAGCCTTGTTCGCTTCAGCCATCCTATGGGTGTCTTCCTTTTTCTTGATGGAAGCCCCTCTGCCGTTGGCAGCGTCCATGAGTTCTCCCGCCAGCTTTGCCGCCATACTTTTTTCCCCCCGGGCCCTCGCAAATGAGATGATCCACCTGATACTCAGGGCCTGACTACGGGATGGTCTCACTTCTGTGGGCACCTGATAGGTGGAACCCCCGACCCGTCTGGATTTCACCTCTACGACGGGCTTTACATTGTTCAGGGCCTTGTGAAAGACACTCAGCGGGTCCTCTTTGGTCCTCTCCCTTATCAAATCAAAGGCCGAATAAAGGATCGACTGCGCGACGCTCTTTTTCCCTTCCTTCATGAGAGAATTGATGAACTTTGCCGCCAACTCACTCTTGTAAACCGGATCGGGCATGATCCTCCGTTTAATGACCGTTCTTTTCCTTGGCATGGGAGAGACTCCTTAGATACTTTTCGGTTTTTTTGCGCCGTACTTGGACCGTCCTTGACGCCGGTCATCCACTCCGGCCGTATCCATGGTTCCCCTTATGATATGATACCTCACACCGGGGAGATCCTTCACGCGCCCGCCCCGAATCATGACCACGGAGTGTTCTTGAAGATTGTGCCCCACCCCCGGAATATAGGAGGTCACCTCGATGCCGTTTGTCAGCCTCACCCTGGCCACCTTCCTGAGAGCCGAGTTGGGCTTCTTGGGTGTCGACGTATAAACCCTTATACATACACCCCTCTTTTGTGGACAACCCTGCAGCGCCGGTGTCTTGACTTTCTTCTTCGCCTTTTTTCGGCCCTTCCTTACAAGTTGATTGATGGTCGGCATGAATTGAACTCCTTACGCTCCATGAACGATAACAGTTACCCTTTGGCAAGGGGGCAAACGCAAAAATATAGTGAATTCACAAAAATCCTTCTTTTATTTCTCTTCCCTCTATTTGTCAAGATATTTTAGAGCGATTCACGGTAAATTTTTATCTTCCTCTGGGAATGATTTCCAGCACCCGCAAATGCCAA
It encodes:
- the rpsG gene encoding 30S ribosomal protein S7 is translated as MPRKRTVIKRRIMPDPVYKSELAAKFINSLMKEGKKSVAQSILYSAFDLIRERTKEDPLSVFHKALNNVKPVVEVKSRRVGGSTYQVPTEVRPSRSQALSIRWIISFARARGEKSMAAKLAGELMDAANGRGASIKKKEDTHRMAEANKAFAHYRW
- a CDS encoding 30S ribosomal protein S12, with amino-acid sequence MPTINQLVRKGRKKAKKKVKTPALQGCPQKRGVCIRVYTSTPKKPNSALRKVARVRLTNGIEVTSYIPGVGHNLQEHSVVMIRGGRVKDLPGVRYHIIRGTMDTAGVDDRRQGRSKYGAKKPKSI
- a CDS encoding elongation factor Tu, which codes for MSKKKFERTKPHVNVGTIGHIDHGKTTLTAA